Sequence from the bacterium genome:
CCGGCGTTGAGCGCCACCACCTCGTGCATGCCCAACGCTCGCGCGCCGGTGTTCAGGACGCGCACGGTCACGTAGGGAAAGACGAGGAAGTCGATCGCGCCCAGCGCGAAGACCACCGCCCACACGCGCAGCAGGAGCCGGAGTCGTGCCGTCGCCATGGCGCAGCCATAATCGCACGGCATGCCCTTGACGTCCGCGAGACGATCGACCCTGGCCGCGCTGGCGGACGCGATCCTGCCTGTGGGCGGCGCTCTGAAGCCGGGCGCGGCCGATATCAACGTCGCCGGGCAGATCGACGCCTACCTCGACCGCTGCTCACCCGGCACCCGCCGCACGGTCGATCTCATGCTGACCGCCTTCAACCTCTCTTCGATCGCGAGCCACCATCTCCGGCCCTTCCGGCAGCTGCCGGCTCCCGCGCGCGAGGCTTACGTCCTCGGCTGTGAGACCTCGCGCATCCGTCAGCGTCGCGAGACCCTGGTCGCGCTGAGGGCGCTGGTCCTCATGTTCTTCTGCTCGGACGATCGCATCAAGCCGCTCATCGGCCACGACGCCCAGCCCTTCAAGAAGGTCGAGAGCGATCCCGGCATCGTGCAACTCGCGGTGGAGGAGCCGGAGCGCGGTTTCTACGACACCGCGGACGTCGTCGTCGTCGGCAGCGGCGCGGGCGGCGCGGTGGCGGCCAGGCACCTGGCTGAAGCCGGCCTCAGGGTGATCGTGCTCGAGGAGGGCGAGCACTTCGACCGCCGCGACTTCAGCGGCCCCACAACGGAGCGGTTGCGTCGCTTCTATCGCGGCAACGGGCTCACGTTCACCATCGGGCTGCCCACGATCTCGCTTCCCATCGGCCGGGGAGTGGGGGGCACGACGCTCATCAACTCCGGTACGTGCTTCCGCACGCCCGATTTCGTCCTCGACGCGTGGGGCATCGACCGCGAGGAGATGGCGCCGCTGTTCGACGAGGTCGAGAAGATCCTTCACGTCGCGCCCGTCGGGGCCGACATCATGGGCGCCAACGGCGAAGTGATGGACGCGGGCCGCCGCGAGCTCGGCTACAGCGGCGGCCCCATCCGCCGCAACGCCCGCGGCTGCCATGGCTCCGGCGTGTGCGCCTTCGGTTGTCCGCTCGACGCCAAGCTGGGCATGCACGTCACCTACCTCCCGCTTGCCGCCCAGGC
This genomic interval carries:
- a CDS encoding FAD-binding protein, whose translation is MPLTSARRSTLAALADAILPVGGALKPGAADINVAGQIDAYLDRCSPGTRRTVDLMLTAFNLSSIASHHLRPFRQLPAPAREAYVLGCETSRIRQRRETLVALRALVLMFFCSDDRIKPLIGHDAQPFKKVESDPGIVQLAVEEPERGFYDTADVVVVGSGAGGAVAARHLAEAGLRVIVLEEGEHFDRRDFSGPTTERLRRFYRGNGLTFTIGLPTISLPIGRGVGGTTLINSGTCFRTPDFVLDAWGIDREEMAPLFDEVEKILHVAPVGADIMGANGEVMDAGRRELGYSGGPIRRNARGCHGSGVCAFGCPLDAKLGMHVTYLPLAAQAGARIISGCRVGGIVIEDGRAVGVKGSILDPETGAVQRDARFEVRAKSVVLAAGAVYTPVMLMHQRLANSSGQVGRNLRIHPGCGVLGVFDRDLHAWKGVMQSYYVDERLRDGILVEATYPPPGVGYSTGGISGNGTDLKDMLARYKQTAAAGLIISDTGTGRVRSAPGAGLLITYDLHRNDLRKTLEGIRLAAEIYLAAGAEEVHTLLPGMPAVRKAAELTAVTEGRWTAADLKLSAYHPMGTCRMGKDPRTSVVDEHGHAHDVPGLVIADASVLPGSTYVNPQITIMALAARSAQRLAAELT